One window from the genome of Vibrio vulnificus NBRC 15645 = ATCC 27562 encodes:
- a CDS encoding YajG family lipoprotein — protein sequence MKKLVLAASIALLSACSAPQPEQLNLAPTATLSTNPMVQNKTYSMTSKDVRAAQYVALIDSGRSNILPLHAKQNMRITLETLLQQQFASQGYKADLNSNNLISLEVQEALVNVKHSVMENEMDAKVILEVTAETPKGKLVKTYNGAASRSGMLSASDQEVEKVLNDVITLVLAEIANDQELQSYMKERF from the coding sequence ATGAAAAAATTGGTTTTAGCTGCGTCTATCGCACTACTTTCTGCTTGTTCAGCCCCTCAACCAGAACAACTTAATCTTGCACCAACCGCAACGTTAAGCACAAATCCAATGGTGCAGAACAAAACGTATAGCATGACCAGTAAAGATGTACGCGCAGCGCAGTACGTAGCGCTGATCGACAGTGGCCGTTCGAACATCCTACCGCTACACGCTAAACAAAACATGCGCATTACGCTTGAAACCTTGCTGCAGCAGCAGTTCGCGTCACAAGGCTACAAAGCAGATTTAAACAGCAACAACCTGATCAGTCTTGAAGTTCAAGAAGCATTGGTCAATGTAAAGCATTCCGTAATGGAAAACGAAATGGACGCAAAAGTGATTCTAGAAGTCACCGCAGAAACACCCAAAGGAAAGCTAGTCAAAACCTATAACGGTGCAGCAAGCCGCAGTGGCATGTTAAGTGCCTCAGATCAAGAAGTGGAAAAAGTGCTAAATGACGTGATCACATTAGTACTTGCTGAGATTGCCAATGACCAAGAACTGCAAAGCTACATGAAGGAACGTTTCTAA
- the csdA gene encoding cysteine desulfurase CsdA: protein MFDVQAIRQQFPALAQQVNQNELVYLDSAATTQKPQCVIDAITQYYSSQNANVHRGSHSLTASATSQFEAARECVAHFIGAQSSKEIIWTRGATEALNLIAQTYARSTLQVGDEILVGEMEHHANIVPWQMVAEQTGAKVVKIPMTADCQLDIESFKTLMNERVKIVAVAQTTNVTATRQPIESIIELAHQHGAIVVVDGAQGIVHEPVDMRTLDADFYVFSGHKLYAPAGIGVLYGKLALLETMPPWHGGGKMVEKVSFEKTTFSALPGKFEAGTPNVAGAIALAKALEWYQGFARDEVESHLHQLQSATFRALSGMEDIRVIGYQNNASVITFVMDGVHHQDIATLLDQQGIAVRAGHHCAHPLMDALGVKGTVRVSFAIYNTMEDVEKLIAALEKAVDML, encoded by the coding sequence ATGTTTGACGTTCAAGCCATTCGCCAACAATTTCCTGCATTGGCGCAACAAGTTAATCAAAATGAGCTGGTCTACTTAGATAGTGCGGCGACAACACAAAAGCCGCAGTGTGTGATTGACGCAATCACACAGTATTACAGCAGCCAAAATGCAAACGTTCACCGCGGAAGCCACAGTTTGACCGCCAGTGCGACCAGCCAATTTGAGGCCGCCCGCGAATGCGTCGCTCATTTTATTGGCGCACAAAGCAGTAAAGAGATTATTTGGACACGTGGCGCAACCGAAGCGCTCAATTTGATTGCTCAAACTTACGCCCGAAGCACCCTTCAAGTTGGCGATGAAATTCTCGTCGGTGAAATGGAGCATCACGCCAATATTGTACCTTGGCAAATGGTAGCTGAGCAGACGGGTGCCAAAGTGGTCAAAATCCCCATGACCGCAGACTGTCAGCTGGACATTGAATCGTTTAAAACACTGATGAATGAGCGAGTTAAGATTGTTGCGGTGGCTCAAACCACCAACGTCACGGCCACTCGTCAACCCATCGAGTCCATCATCGAGTTGGCCCATCAACACGGTGCCATTGTGGTGGTGGATGGCGCTCAAGGTATCGTTCACGAACCTGTCGATATGCGCACATTGGACGCCGATTTCTATGTATTTTCCGGCCACAAACTCTATGCGCCCGCTGGAATTGGCGTGCTTTACGGCAAACTGGCACTGCTGGAAACCATGCCACCATGGCATGGAGGCGGTAAGATGGTGGAAAAAGTGTCGTTTGAGAAAACCACCTTTTCAGCTCTACCGGGGAAGTTCGAAGCAGGGACACCCAATGTCGCGGGTGCCATTGCGCTTGCTAAGGCACTAGAGTGGTATCAAGGTTTTGCTCGAGACGAGGTGGAATCGCACTTGCACCAACTTCAATCGGCCACATTTCGAGCACTCAGTGGGATGGAGGATATCCGTGTGATCGGATACCAAAATAACGCTTCGGTGATTACTTTTGTCATGGATGGCGTTCACCATCAAGACATTGCAACGCTGCTCGATCAGCAGGGTATCGCCGTGCGAGCGGGCCATCACTGCGCCCATCCTCTCATGGATGCGTTAGGTGTCAAAGGCACCGTCCGAGTCTCTTTCGCCATTTATAACACCATGGAAGATGTGGAGAAGTTGATTGCTGCGTTAGAGAAAGCGGTGGATATGCTTTAA
- a CDS encoding methyltransferase encodes MKTELNLFDRQLTLFRYPNKANEPLQAWDAGDEYLINYVEELALDTPQNILILNDHFGALSCWFSAQHQVTMMSDSFISQQGTKENLQRNQCREVKLLTTLDAIPVETNLVLFQLPKNNRHLTWQLTQLRKTLSPDVPVVAVNKAKEIHTSTLKLFEKYLGTTKTSLAWKKHRLVFCQADCAQMNDISPVTRWNVEEHKMTLNNLPNVYSGESLDLGARFMLEHIPQDENLKHIIDLGCGNGVLSVKAAQLNPKAKLTLVDESYMAIESARLNLQENVTVPVDAEYIANNCLDGFAGEIADLILCNPPFHQQQAITDHIAWQMFCDAKRVLKRGGKLQVIGNRHLGYDGKLKRLYGDKNVKLVASNSKFVILQATK; translated from the coding sequence ATGAAAACCGAACTCAATCTCTTTGACCGACAACTCACCCTATTCAGATACCCAAACAAAGCCAATGAACCCCTGCAAGCATGGGACGCGGGCGATGAATACTTGATCAATTATGTGGAAGAGTTGGCCTTAGACACCCCACAGAATATTCTTATCCTGAACGATCACTTCGGCGCTCTATCATGCTGGTTTTCTGCTCAACACCAAGTCACTATGATGAGCGATTCTTTTATCTCTCAGCAAGGGACAAAAGAAAATTTACAACGAAATCAATGCCGTGAAGTAAAGCTACTGACAACGCTAGACGCAATTCCAGTAGAGACCAATTTGGTGTTATTTCAACTTCCCAAAAACAACCGTCATTTGACTTGGCAGTTAACTCAATTGCGGAAAACGCTCTCACCAGACGTCCCAGTGGTCGCCGTGAATAAAGCCAAAGAAATCCATACCTCAACCCTCAAACTGTTTGAAAAGTACCTAGGGACCACAAAAACCTCCCTTGCTTGGAAAAAACATCGTCTCGTTTTTTGCCAAGCAGACTGCGCGCAAATGAATGACATCAGCCCAGTGACTCGTTGGAATGTTGAAGAACACAAGATGACACTCAACAACTTGCCAAACGTCTATTCTGGTGAGAGTCTCGATTTGGGCGCGCGTTTTATGCTCGAGCACATCCCGCAAGATGAGAACCTCAAGCACATTATCGATTTAGGCTGCGGTAACGGGGTGTTATCCGTCAAAGCCGCGCAGCTCAACCCGAAGGCGAAGTTAACCTTGGTGGATGAAAGCTACATGGCCATTGAGTCCGCTCGCCTCAATTTACAAGAAAATGTCACAGTGCCAGTAGATGCTGAGTATATTGCCAATAACTGTTTGGACGGGTTTGCTGGCGAGATCGCCGATCTGATTTTATGCAACCCCCCTTTCCATCAACAACAAGCGATCACGGATCACATTGCTTGGCAGATGTTTTGCGACGCCAAACGCGTCCTTAAAAGAGGGGGAAAACTGCAGGTGATTGGTAATCGCCACCTTGGTTATGATGGCAAACTCAAGCGCCTTTATGGTGACAAGAATGTGAAATTAGTCGCTTCTAATAGTAAGTTTGTGATTTTACAGGCAACTAAATAG
- a CDS encoding outer membrane protein OmpK, whose translation MRKSLLTLGLLAATSAPVMAADYSDGDIHKNDYKWMQFNLMGAFNEKGAGAESSHDYLEMEFGGRSGIFDLYGYVDVFDLSNDPGSDKDGAEKIFMKFAPRMSLDAVTGKDLSFGPVQELYVATLMEWGGNNGVNNQKIGLGSDVMVPWLGKIGLNLYAFYDGNEKDWNGFQISTNWFKPFYFFENGSFISYQGYIDYQFGMDDDASFRTSNGGAMFNGIYWHSDRFAVGYGLKAYKDVYGFKDGSTLPWAPVAESSGVGHYVAVTYKF comes from the coding sequence ATGCGTAAATCACTATTAACTCTTGGTCTGTTAGCAGCAACTTCAGCACCAGTTATGGCCGCTGACTACTCAGACGGCGATATCCACAAAAACGATTACAAGTGGATGCAATTTAACCTAATGGGTGCATTCAACGAGAAAGGCGCTGGCGCTGAATCTTCTCACGATTACCTAGAGATGGAATTTGGCGGTCGCTCTGGCATCTTCGACCTATACGGCTATGTAGACGTATTCGATCTATCTAACGATCCTGGTAGTGACAAAGACGGTGCAGAAAAAATCTTTATGAAATTCGCACCTCGCATGTCTCTGGATGCTGTAACTGGTAAAGATCTTTCTTTCGGTCCAGTTCAAGAGCTTTATGTCGCAACTCTTATGGAATGGGGCGGTAACAACGGCGTTAACAACCAAAAAATCGGTCTTGGTTCTGATGTGATGGTTCCATGGTTAGGCAAAATCGGTCTAAACCTTTATGCTTTCTACGATGGTAACGAAAAAGACTGGAACGGTTTCCAAATTTCGACCAACTGGTTCAAGCCTTTCTACTTCTTCGAGAATGGCTCTTTCATTTCTTACCAAGGTTACATTGACTACCAATTTGGCATGGATGACGATGCATCATTCCGTACTAGCAATGGTGGTGCTATGTTTAACGGTATCTACTGGCACTCAGATCGCTTTGCGGTCGGTTACGGTCTAAAAGCATATAAAGACGTATACGGCTTTAAAGATGGCTCGACTCTACCTTGGGCTCCTGTCGCAGAATCTTCTGGCGTAGGTCACTACGTAGCAGTGACTTACAAGTTCTAA
- a CDS encoding RNA polymerase sigma factor: MRTPVANSPSSMSKQDWAECMAKVKDKDKQAFAVVFRHFAPKLKQFAFKHVGNEQVAMEMVQETMTTVWHKAHLFDAEKSALSTWVYTIIRNLCFDLLRKQRGKDLHIHADDIWPSDYYPLDLVERYSPEQDMLKEQVMRFLDCLPKAQRDVLQAVYIEDLPHQQVAEMFDIPLGTVKSRLRLAVEKLRHTMQADKL; this comes from the coding sequence ATGCGGACTCCGGTAGCGAACAGCCCTAGCTCGATGTCTAAGCAAGACTGGGCCGAGTGCATGGCGAAAGTGAAAGACAAAGACAAGCAAGCATTTGCCGTCGTGTTTCGACACTTTGCGCCCAAGTTAAAACAGTTTGCGTTTAAACATGTTGGCAATGAGCAAGTTGCCATGGAAATGGTGCAGGAAACCATGACAACAGTGTGGCATAAAGCACATCTGTTTGACGCTGAGAAAAGTGCGCTGTCGACTTGGGTCTACACCATCATCCGTAATCTGTGCTTTGACTTACTTAGGAAGCAGCGCGGTAAGGATTTGCACATTCACGCGGACGATATTTGGCCGTCAGATTACTATCCTTTAGACCTTGTTGAACGCTATAGCCCAGAGCAAGACATGCTCAAAGAGCAGGTTATGCGTTTTTTGGATTGTTTACCCAAGGCCCAGAGAGATGTTCTGCAGGCTGTTTATATAGAAGACTTACCCCACCAGCAGGTTGCTGAAATGTTCGACATTCCTTTAGGTACCGTTAAATCACGATTGAGATTGGCAGTAGAAAAGCTTAGACACACAATGCAGGCGGATAAATTATGA
- the panE gene encoding 2-dehydropantoate 2-reductase — protein sequence MNILILGPGAVGSLWATKLKLAGHNVTLWGRRDVPEQPLQLDDSSVMTFKHRHLPSLQSADLILVTVKAWQVMAAIEPLLPHIHSDTIIMLMHNGMGTASQVAEKLAHNPIVVATTTHGAYKPHSQQVLHTGQGITQLGGGNAQGAQCDFLQAVLDHALPSVTWNPNIQQALWTKLAINCAINPLTAIHQCKNGELADERFHQRLERITQELVDVMVKEGIEVTFDTLQKTIMNVIHATAENYSSMHQDVFHQRRTEIDFITGYLLQAAHKHQIDAAENAKLYQHIKQIEQRWTEQ from the coding sequence GTGAATATCCTCATTTTAGGCCCGGGAGCCGTTGGCTCACTTTGGGCGACAAAACTCAAACTCGCAGGGCACAATGTTACATTGTGGGGAAGACGCGATGTACCTGAGCAGCCGTTGCAACTAGATGACTCATCAGTCATGACGTTTAAACATCGTCACCTACCCTCTTTGCAAAGTGCTGATCTCATCTTGGTCACAGTGAAAGCATGGCAGGTGATGGCGGCGATTGAGCCTTTATTGCCACACATCCACTCAGATACCATCATCATGCTGATGCACAACGGCATGGGAACCGCATCTCAGGTTGCAGAAAAGCTCGCGCACAACCCAATCGTTGTCGCAACCACCACTCATGGCGCGTATAAGCCCCATTCACAGCAGGTCTTACACACCGGACAAGGCATCACGCAGTTGGGGGGGGGTAATGCACAAGGTGCGCAATGCGATTTCCTTCAAGCGGTGCTCGATCACGCCCTACCGTCTGTTACATGGAATCCCAATATCCAACAGGCGCTTTGGACCAAACTGGCCATCAACTGTGCCATCAACCCGTTAACAGCGATTCATCAATGTAAAAATGGCGAGCTGGCCGATGAGAGGTTTCATCAACGGCTTGAGCGCATCACTCAAGAATTGGTCGACGTTATGGTCAAAGAAGGGATCGAGGTTACTTTCGATACCTTACAGAAAACCATCATGAACGTGATTCATGCAACGGCGGAAAACTATTCCTCGATGCACCAAGATGTTTTCCATCAACGCCGCACTGAAATCGACTTTATCACTGGATATTTGTTGCAAGCGGCGCATAAACACCAGATTGATGCAGCGGAAAACGCTAAACTTTATCAACACATCAAACAGATTGAACAACGCTGGACAGAACAATGA
- a CDS encoding ChrR family anti-sigma-E factor, producing the protein MSTHPNNMLLQAYASGEIDAVSGLVVATHLEVCPDCRDLVAQFEGEQAQHFAAEKQDEMSALSLFDAMFDAIVQSDVKEDAREVYEPRYIEVKGKRFVLPQTLCRYADLMSEWRSYGGKVFSSQLDFGEEARVNLMYISEGVQIPQHTHKGLETTLVLHGSFSDEDGEYQQGDFMQRDASVKHSPKTKAGEDCLCLTVLTDPLIFTQGVARVFNLFGKGLYP; encoded by the coding sequence ATGAGTACACATCCTAACAACATGTTGCTACAGGCGTACGCAAGTGGAGAAATTGATGCTGTCTCTGGTTTAGTCGTTGCAACGCATCTAGAAGTTTGCCCTGATTGTCGAGATCTGGTTGCTCAATTTGAAGGCGAGCAAGCGCAACATTTTGCTGCTGAGAAGCAAGATGAAATGAGTGCTCTGTCGCTGTTTGATGCGATGTTTGATGCCATCGTTCAAAGTGATGTGAAAGAAGATGCACGAGAGGTCTACGAACCGAGATACATTGAGGTGAAGGGGAAACGTTTTGTTCTTCCACAGACACTGTGTCGCTATGCAGACCTGATGTCGGAATGGCGCAGTTACGGTGGCAAGGTGTTTAGTTCACAACTGGACTTTGGTGAAGAGGCAAGAGTGAATCTGATGTACATCAGCGAAGGTGTTCAGATCCCGCAACACACCCACAAAGGGTTGGAAACGACGCTGGTGCTGCATGGCAGTTTTAGTGATGAAGATGGTGAATATCAGCAGGGTGATTTCATGCAGCGTGACGCCAGTGTGAAGCACAGTCCTAAAACCAAAGCTGGGGAAGATTGCTTGTGCCTAACCGTGCTGACAGACCCACTGATTTTTACCCAAGGGGTGGCCAGAGTCTTTAATTTGTTTGGTAAAGGACTTTACCCTTAA
- a CDS encoding LON peptidase substrate-binding domain-containing protein, with protein MRELMLFPLSSTVLPDGKMKLRIFEPRYQRMVKQCCEQNISFGMCLVDSSGGASRLSSLGTEVKIIDFDSLSDGLLGITVLGLQRFTIKQVRVEEDGLRIASVEQLTRWPTIELKAPQKYIGDQLQLVHRQFPELGELYPESDYQDANWVARRWLEILPLSVKQFDHLAGTQNCDAAMRFLSEVVEKASGEGKAKLN; from the coding sequence ATGAGAGAGTTAATGCTTTTTCCGTTAAGTTCGACGGTTTTGCCGGATGGAAAAATGAAACTTCGTATTTTTGAACCTAGATACCAACGAATGGTGAAGCAGTGCTGTGAACAAAATATCAGCTTTGGTATGTGCTTGGTCGATAGTAGTGGTGGGGCAAGCCGGTTGTCGTCGCTTGGTACAGAAGTCAAAATTATTGATTTTGATTCATTGTCGGATGGATTGCTGGGGATTACGGTGTTGGGATTACAACGCTTCACCATCAAACAAGTCCGTGTTGAGGAAGATGGCCTGCGCATAGCTTCGGTGGAGCAACTGACACGGTGGCCAACCATTGAGCTCAAGGCCCCTCAGAAATACATTGGCGACCAATTACAGCTGGTTCACCGTCAATTTCCAGAGCTTGGTGAGCTGTATCCTGAAAGTGACTACCAAGACGCCAATTGGGTGGCAAGACGTTGGCTTGAGATATTACCGCTCTCAGTCAAACAATTTGACCATTTGGCAGGAACGCAAAACTGTGATGCGGCGATGCGCTTTTTGTCTGAGGTAGTCGAGAAGGCTTCAGGCGAAGGAAAGGCTAAACTGAATTAA
- a CDS encoding DJ-1 family glyoxalase III, translating into MKKKILVPIACGTEEIEAVTVIDMMVRAGYEVTVASADFDGKLTLTASRGVILGAQCRLVDVADEQFDVIVLSGGVAGAETFRDSPILIEMLKQHMYEGKLVAAICAAPALVLQHHNLYPQAIMTCHPNFMSHIAEQNWRPKRVTYDVNHNLLTSQGPGTALEFAMEIIILLSGKQHARQVAEPMVTVPVLNYHKLGDE; encoded by the coding sequence ATGAAGAAAAAAATCTTAGTGCCTATTGCTTGCGGTACCGAGGAGATAGAAGCGGTAACGGTCATCGATATGATGGTTCGAGCAGGTTATGAAGTCACGGTCGCCAGTGCCGATTTTGATGGCAAGCTGACCCTGACAGCCTCTCGTGGCGTTATCCTCGGCGCACAATGTCGCTTGGTGGATGTGGCCGATGAACAGTTCGACGTCATTGTTCTCTCCGGCGGTGTCGCGGGAGCGGAAACCTTCCGCGATAGCCCAATTCTGATTGAGATGTTAAAACAGCATATGTATGAAGGAAAACTGGTCGCTGCCATTTGCGCCGCCCCCGCACTGGTTTTGCAACATCACAATCTCTACCCTCAAGCCATCATGACTTGCCATCCGAACTTTATGTCTCATATTGCCGAGCAAAACTGGCGTCCTAAGCGCGTTACTTACGATGTGAACCACAATCTTCTTACCAGTCAAGGGCCCGGCACTGCGCTGGAATTTGCGATGGAAATTATCATCTTACTTTCTGGCAAACAGCACGCGCGCCAAGTGGCAGAACCTATGGTGACAGTGCCTGTACTCAACTACCACAAATTGGGTGATGAGTAA
- a CDS encoding AmpG family muropeptide MFS transporter — protein MSSSPTVSWRETVQSYLDRRLLWVFMLGCSSGFPWVLIGSNMSGWLKDAGLTRAAIGYFGSVFAVYAINFLWAPLVDRVKLPLLHRSLGQRRSWIFLCQSFVLICTLLIAGVNPANNLMLTSALALGIAIASATQDIAIDAFRIDTFPKSDSSKLPQASAMAVIGWWTGYSLPGYLAFINADSIGWNGVYYGMAAIVALLMIFTLLVGEPTTRREQLQQEAEQRHNQLVGSKVVAWLTVTVVEPFLDFFKRNGVRVALTLLLFVFLFKIGEAFLGRMSITFYKEVGFSNEQIGYYSKLLGWGITIFFTLVGSMINVKFGIVRGLMIGGIAMAASNLMFAWMAEVGPNENLFLATLIVDNFTSAFSTVAFVSFLTMVTGQAFSATQYALLASLGNFGRTTLASFSGELVDYLDNWSVFFVITALMVIPSLIMLYSLRHYFHDLLEKARKESSEEEPKPHDNIDAPQS, from the coding sequence ATGTCTTCATCACCAACAGTTTCATGGCGTGAAACTGTACAAAGTTATCTTGATCGACGCTTGCTATGGGTTTTTATGCTGGGCTGTTCCAGTGGTTTTCCGTGGGTGCTCATTGGCTCAAACATGTCTGGCTGGCTAAAAGATGCGGGGTTGACGCGTGCTGCTATTGGCTACTTTGGCAGTGTCTTTGCTGTGTACGCCATTAACTTTCTTTGGGCACCTTTGGTAGACCGAGTAAAGCTTCCTTTACTTCATCGCTCTTTGGGTCAACGCCGCAGTTGGATATTTCTCTGCCAATCCTTTGTACTGATTTGTACTTTGTTGATCGCGGGAGTCAACCCGGCCAACAATCTCATGCTGACGTCAGCACTTGCACTTGGCATCGCCATCGCGTCAGCAACACAGGATATCGCTATCGACGCTTTCCGTATCGATACCTTCCCGAAATCCGATTCATCCAAACTGCCACAAGCATCGGCGATGGCCGTTATTGGTTGGTGGACGGGTTACTCTTTACCGGGTTACCTCGCCTTTATCAACGCCGATTCAATCGGCTGGAACGGCGTGTATTATGGCATGGCGGCCATTGTCGCGCTCTTGATGATTTTTACGTTGCTGGTTGGCGAACCAACCACACGCCGAGAGCAATTGCAACAAGAGGCCGAACAGCGCCACAACCAATTGGTGGGTTCCAAAGTGGTCGCATGGTTGACGGTCACCGTGGTCGAGCCTTTCCTTGATTTCTTCAAGCGCAATGGCGTCCGAGTGGCACTGACTCTACTGCTCTTTGTCTTCTTGTTTAAGATTGGCGAAGCGTTCTTAGGCCGAATGTCGATTACGTTTTATAAAGAAGTGGGCTTTAGCAACGAACAAATTGGCTATTACTCTAAGTTGTTGGGCTGGGGCATCACCATCTTCTTTACGCTGGTTGGTAGTATGATCAACGTGAAGTTTGGCATTGTTCGCGGTCTAATGATCGGCGGCATCGCCATGGCAGCCAGTAACTTGATGTTCGCTTGGATGGCAGAAGTTGGTCCGAATGAAAACCTGTTCTTGGCGACGTTGATTGTCGACAACTTTACCTCTGCGTTTTCAACCGTTGCGTTTGTCTCCTTCTTAACCATGGTGACCGGGCAAGCCTTCTCGGCAACGCAGTACGCTCTGCTGGCATCGCTCGGTAACTTTGGTCGAACGACCTTAGCCTCCTTTAGTGGTGAGTTGGTTGACTACTTGGACAACTGGTCTGTGTTCTTTGTTATTACGGCTCTGATGGTTATCCCAAGCTTGATCATGCTCTATTCGCTGCGTCATTACTTCCATGATTTGCTTGAAAAAGCGAGAAAGGAATCGAGCGAAGAAGAGCCAAAACCTCACGACAACATCGACGCACCACAAAGTTAA
- a CDS encoding BolA family protein produces the protein MIQEIIETKLHNTFEPSHLSVVNESYMHNVPPGSESHFKVIVVSDLFEGKRLIARHRLVNQALANELENNIHALAIHTYTDQEWKLQRDGAPDSPMCMGGTSH, from the coding sequence ATGATTCAAGAAATCATAGAGACAAAATTACACAATACATTTGAACCTAGTCACTTGAGTGTGGTGAATGAGAGCTACATGCACAATGTACCACCGGGTTCGGAAAGTCACTTCAAGGTGATTGTGGTGAGCGATCTTTTTGAAGGTAAAAGATTGATCGCCAGACATCGTTTAGTGAATCAAGCATTGGCGAATGAGCTGGAAAATAACATCCACGCTTTGGCGATTCATACCTATACTGATCAGGAATGGAAGCTACAGCGAGATGGCGCGCCAGATAGCCCAATGTGTATGGGTGGTACCAGCCACTGA
- a CDS encoding peptidylprolyl isomerase encodes MLKVICTSLVLTSSLALAGPKVEFETSLGNFTVELNEEKAPISVENFVKYVKDGSYVGSQFHRVIPGFMAQGGGFDEKMNRLPSYAPIKNEASNGLKNVTGSIAMARTQDPNSATRQFFINLVDNEFLDYDLQPPGYAVFGQVTEGFDVIQQMASKPTKSQGYMRDIPVEPIVITKATLLP; translated from the coding sequence ATGCTCAAAGTTATCTGTACTTCACTCGTACTCACGAGTAGCCTCGCCTTGGCGGGGCCAAAAGTTGAATTCGAAACCTCTCTGGGGAATTTCACTGTTGAGTTAAATGAAGAAAAAGCGCCGATTAGCGTCGAAAACTTCGTAAAATACGTGAAAGACGGCAGTTACGTAGGCTCTCAATTTCACCGTGTCATTCCAGGTTTTATGGCACAAGGTGGTGGCTTTGATGAGAAAATGAATCGTCTACCCAGTTACGCACCAATCAAGAACGAAGCAAGTAATGGTCTGAAGAACGTGACGGGCTCTATCGCAATGGCACGAACTCAAGATCCTAACTCCGCGACACGACAATTCTTTATCAACTTGGTGGATAACGAGTTTCTCGACTATGACCTACAACCTCCAGGTTACGCCGTTTTTGGTCAAGTCACCGAAGGGTTTGACGTCATTCAACAGATGGCGAGCAAGCCGACAAAAAGCCAAGGCTACATGAGAGATATTCCCGTGGAACCTATCGTGATCACCAAAGCCACACTGCTCCCATAA